The genomic region AAAACCATTAATAAATCCATAATATCCAAAGAATCAAGCTCTAAGTCCTCCTGAAAGCTAGTTTCTGGCTTTATATCTTTTTCATTTAACCCTATATTAGAAGCGATAATTCCTTTTACTTTTTCAAACAATTCCACCAAAACGCACCTCCTTTCTACTCGTTTACCGGTTGTGCCACAAGACCTAAAACGCCTGGACCTGTATTTGTTCCTATAACACTTCCGATGTCACTTTCAAGACAAAATCTTATATTTAACTCTTTATTTGCAAGCTGAACTAACTTTTCCTTTTTTTCAGAGCTTGCAGCATGACCGACAATAATATCTATTGGTCGGTTTTCATATTTATCCTTTATTTTCTGAATCAGATATGAAAAAATTTTGCTGTTACCCCTTATTTTCCCCATAGGAGCTACTAGCCCCTCACTGTTCACAGTCAGTATGGGTTTTACATTTAATAAAGTACCTATCATCGCAGAAGCTTTACCAATTCTACCACTGCGATTTAGAAATTCTAAGGTGTCCACTCCAAAAATCACCATCTGTTCATCGGCTAACTGCTCAATGAGTTTTAAAATTTGTGTTTTATCGGCACCTTTTTCTATTTCCTGGCAGCATCTATATGCGATCATGCCTAAGCCTACTGAAGCTGTTTTGCTATCAAA from Proteinivorax hydrogeniformans harbors:
- the acpP gene encoding acyl carrier protein, producing MFEKVKGIIASNIGLNEKDIKPETSFQEDLELDSLDIMDLLMVLEEEFELQIPDEKLQTMNTVGDIVNFIEENS
- a CDS encoding DegV family protein, whose amino-acid sequence is MGVSIVIDSTADLPIEEINRYSVNVVPLNVHFGESLYKDGVDLSSEEFFHKLKASKVIPRTSQPSPADFHKVYKPLVERGDTIISIHISKELSGTYQSAVIASNMFDENADITVFDSKTASVGLGMIAYRCCQEIEKGADKTQILKLIEQLADEQMVIFGVDTLEFLNRSGRIGKASAMIGTLLNVKPILTVNSEGLVAPMGKIRGNSKIFSYLIQKIKDKYENRPIDIIVGHAASSEKKEKLVQLANKELNIRFCLESDIGSVIGTNTGPGVLGLVAQPVNE